In the genome of Desulfovibrio desulfuricans, one region contains:
- a CDS encoding flagellar basal body-associated FliL family protein, whose translation MEYILVWIACGFFAATVASSKGRGFGGWFFLGLLFGPIALLAVGFMPKEDTVQTSPPSLQLQHTRKCPFCAEDIKIEAIVCKHCGHDVEPLDICLKCNTPKGLGTCEVCDQARMSLGYDSAKKSGNPVCNVCHSALGDGHCKACIKEKNYQIALQKNQKVCESCRAILGHGDCDRCKKFKIEEENSEKKIKLMSNVLLIIVALFVVSIFAFVFFFKETQDKQETASVPAEEKIAYAEPVTIEAVSAYEKLAEGGDVKAQIALGRAYIYGNKLLTSDLKDRVAKGYAWYKKAADQGNKTALYEYGRACYEGMDIKKDISEGVLLLEQSAAQGYAPAIKFIDQINAQKYIELGEFNVKLSGKNKDSFIRASFTADLNEGVIPVEIIKESKTIHNTVTALLREKTLKSLEAPQQKLALSNEILKSINKKIGKDVIKGVHYTDLHFY comes from the coding sequence ATGGAGTATATATTAGTATGGATCGCCTGCGGATTTTTCGCCGCAACTGTTGCCTCAAGCAAAGGTCGTGGATTTGGGGGATGGTTTTTTCTTGGTTTGCTGTTTGGCCCAATAGCGTTACTTGCTGTCGGCTTTATGCCAAAAGAAGACACTGTCCAAACATCTCCACCAAGCTTACAGTTACAACACACCCGCAAATGCCCATTTTGTGCAGAAGATATCAAGATAGAAGCCATTGTGTGCAAACATTGTGGTCATGACGTTGAACCGTTAGATATATGCTTAAAGTGCAATACCCCAAAAGGGCTTGGCACGTGCGAAGTGTGTGATCAGGCTAGAATGTCCCTAGGTTACGATTCTGCAAAAAAAAGCGGGAACCCTGTCTGCAATGTTTGCCACTCTGCCCTTGGTGATGGACATTGCAAAGCGTGCATAAAAGAAAAGAACTATCAAATTGCACTACAAAAAAATCAAAAGGTATGTGAATCCTGTAGGGCCATATTGGGGCATGGAGACTGCGATAGATGCAAAAAATTTAAAATTGAAGAAGAGAACTCAGAAAAGAAAATTAAACTAATGAGCAATGTCTTATTGATTATCGTGGCATTGTTTGTCGTTTCTATTTTTGCGTTTGTTTTCTTTTTCAAAGAAACTCAAGACAAACAAGAAACTGCATCTGTCCCAGCTGAAGAAAAAATCGCATACGCTGAGCCTGTAACTATTGAAGCCGTCAGCGCGTATGAAAAATTGGCTGAGGGTGGTGACGTAAAGGCTCAGATAGCCCTAGGCAGGGCGTATATCTATGGAAATAAGCTTTTAACCAGCGATCTTAAAGACAGGGTGGCTAAAGGGTACGCTTGGTATAAAAAAGCCGCCGACCAGGGCAACAAAACTGCCCTCTATGAATATGGCAGAGCTTGCTATGAAGGTATGGATATAAAAAAGGACATTTCAGAAGGGGTGCTACTTCTGGAACAAAGCGCGGCACAAGGATATGCGCCTGCGATAAAATTTATAGACCAAATCAATGCACAAAAGTATATAGAACTTGGCGAGTTTAATGTTAAGCTGTCTGGGAAAAATAAGGATAGCTTCATTAGGGCGAGTTTTACGGCAGACTTGAACGAAGGTGTAATTCCAGTTGAAATAATTAAAGAGTCAAAAACAATTCACAATACAGTTACTGCACTGTTAAGAGAGAAAACATTAAAATCTCTTGAAGCACCGCAACAAAAATTAGCACTATCCAATGAGATATTAAAATCCATAAACAAAAAAATTGGTAAGGATGTCATAAAAGGCGTGCATTACACTGATCTACATTTTTACTAG
- a CDS encoding helix-turn-helix domain-containing protein: MTPLTEEEKANRPMNLEEVMEYLRVGRNSALTLLQSGKVNAVQVGRQWRVTRKALDEFLSGKAANKE; this comes from the coding sequence ATGACCCCACTGACAGAAGAGGAAAAGGCCAATAGGCCAATGAACCTTGAAGAAGTCATGGAATACCTCCGCGTTGGGCGTAATTCAGCCCTTACCCTCCTGCAAAGCGGGAAGGTTAACGCGGTTCAGGTAGGCCGACAGTGGCGCGTTACCCGCAAAGCTCTGGATGAATTTCTTTCGGGCAAAGCGGCAAACAAGGAATAA